From Gemmatimonadaceae bacterium, the proteins below share one genomic window:
- a CDS encoding biopolymer transporter ExbD, translated as MSVGGNSSGMNSEPNVVPMIDIMLVLLIIFMIMQPMMRKAVDLQLPDPTPAVVTANQASDQIVLEVLADGSFAVNKEPLTKERLAERLTEIYDPRPDKIIFVKGDPAVKYQDIIFAMDVARGAGVKVIGIPPKDTK; from the coding sequence ATGAGCGTCGGAGGAAACAGCTCGGGGATGAACAGCGAGCCGAACGTGGTGCCGATGATCGACATCATGCTCGTGCTGCTCATCATCTTCATGATCATGCAGCCGATGATGCGGAAGGCCGTGGACCTGCAGCTGCCGGACCCCACGCCTGCCGTGGTCACCGCCAACCAGGCGTCGGACCAGATCGTGCTCGAAGTGCTCGCCGACGGCAGCTTTGCCGTCAACAAGGAGCCCCTGACCAAGGAGCGCCTGGCCGAGCGCCTCACGGAGATCTACGACCCGCGCCCGGACAAGATCATCTTCGTGAAGGGTGACCCGGCCGTGAAGTATCAGGACATCATCTTCGCGATGGACGTGGCCCGTGGCGCCGGGGTGAAGGTCATCGGCATCCCGCCCAAGGACACGAAGTAG
- a CDS encoding biopolymer transporter ExbD, translating into MGMSVSTGGGVKAEPNVVPMIDVMLVLLIIFMVVTPAISAGFTATPPSGINLKAHPEVDEDQVLGIDKYGQYYLNKRAIQNEDLGAMLQNIYSQRTIDQILYIKADKDLEYGRILDAMDIASKNGVRMVGAISDQQPGTVSSVAGDEVTSGTTKTP; encoded by the coding sequence ATGGGCATGTCGGTAAGCACCGGGGGCGGCGTCAAGGCCGAGCCGAACGTCGTCCCCATGATCGACGTGATGCTGGTGCTCCTGATCATCTTCATGGTGGTGACGCCGGCCATTTCGGCCGGCTTCACCGCGACGCCGCCCAGCGGCATCAACCTGAAGGCGCATCCGGAGGTCGATGAGGACCAGGTCCTCGGCATCGACAAGTACGGCCAGTATTACCTGAACAAGCGGGCCATCCAGAACGAAGACCTGGGCGCGATGCTGCAGAACATCTATTCGCAGCGGACCATCGACCAGATCCTCTACATCAAGGCCGACAAGGACCTTGAGTACGGCCGCATCCTGGACGCGATGGACATCGCGTCGAAGAACGGGGTGCGCATGGTCGGCGCCATTTCGGACCAGCAGCCGGGGACGGTGTCCTCGGTGGCCGGCGACGAGGTGACGTCGGGCACCACCAAGACGCCTTAA